The genomic DNA CCCGGAAGGCCCGGAGCGTGTCGCGCCCACAGTCCTCGACGCCCACCTGCTCGAAGCCCAGGTCGGTGAAGACAGCGTTCCAGTCCCGGTAGTACAGCGGGACCTCGTCCTGAACGTAGTTGACCGCCGTCCCGTCCGGTGGCGACTCCCCGTCCCCCTCGTTCTCGACGGTGACCACGAGGTCGCTCGTGACGCGGGCGACCTCCTCGAACACCCACTCCGCGTCGGGGTGGATGTGCTGGAGGGTCTCGACGGAGTAGGTCACGTCGAACGCGCCGTCCTCGAACTCGGGGAGGACGGCCTCGATGGCGTCGAGGTAGAAGCGCCCGGTCGCGGCCAGGTCGGGGTAGGTCTCGCTCATCACCTCCAGCGCCTCGTCGTTCAGTTCGATGCCGGCGAGGCGGTCGAAGCCGGCGTCGTGGAGGTGGGCGAGGTGCCGCCCGGAGCTACAGCCCAGTTCCAGCACGCGCGCGTCCCGGTCCACCCGCTCGAGCGCACGCAACACGGCCTCGCTCCGTTCGTCCGCCCCGTAGTAGGCGTAGTACGCCGGCGAGTACTCGCCGGACCGCTCGGCCCACTGGCGACGGACATCGTGAGAATCCACACGCACACAACAGGGGGCAGCGGCATAGGCCCGTC from Haloglomus litoreum includes the following:
- a CDS encoding class I SAM-dependent methyltransferase, whose product is MDSHDVRRQWAERSGEYSPAYYAYYGADERSEAVLRALERVDRDARVLELGCSSGRHLAHLHDAGFDRLAGIELNDEALEVMSETYPDLAATGRFYLDAIEAVLPEFEDGAFDVTYSVETLQHIHPDAEWVFEEVARVTSDLVVTVENEGDGESPPDGTAVNYVQDEVPLYYRDWNAVFTDLGFEQVGVEDCGRDTLRAFRAR